A window of Nicotiana tabacum cultivar K326 chromosome 24, ASM71507v2, whole genome shotgun sequence contains these coding sequences:
- the LOC107785001 gene encoding ureide permease 1 isoform X1: MFEKQQMDIWWSKWWLSPKKCSLFCLFTLFFLLKILDSLLQSEMDFWRDPKLVILSTEGVLSSGLKMYMVESKGGAIACMLLSLLLLGTWPALLTLLERRGRLPQHTYLDYTITNLLAAVIIALTFGQFGPSTPEMPDFLTQLSQDNWPSVLFAMAGGMVLSLGNLSTQYAWAFVGLSVTEVVSASITVVIGTTLNYYLDDKINKAEILFPGVGCFLIAVCLGSAVHSSNNADNKTKLDDYSNDCKDGVGANGISSFKQTNFKAGSTNDLEDGGSSGKAKFGTAAFLIELENTRSIKVFGKGTFIGLAITFFAGICFSMFSPAFNLATNDQWHTLKAGVPHLTVYTAFFYFSSFCFVIAMVLNLTFLYYPILNAPKSSLKAYLNDWNGRGWALLAGLLCGFGNGLQFMGGQAAGYAAADAVQALPLVSTFWGVILFGEYRRSSRKTYTLLAGMLFMFTAAVAILMASSGHRK; the protein is encoded by the exons ATGTTTGAGAAGCAACAAATGGATATTTGGTGGTCCAAATGGTGGTTAAGTCCAAAAAAGTGTTCACTGTTTTGTCTTTTTacccttttctttttgttaaagATTCTTGATTCCCTTTTGCAATCTGAAATG GATTTTTGGAGAGATCCCAAGTTGGTAATACTTTCAACTGAAGGTGTTTTATCTAGTGGATTGAAGATGTATATGGTAGAGAGCAAAGGAGGGGCTATAGCTTGTATGCTATTGTCTCTGTTGTTGTTAGGGACATGGCCTGCACTGCTGACTTTGCTCGAAAGACGAGGGCGTCTTCCTCAACATACTTATCTCGATTATACTATTACAAATCTATTGGCTGCTGTGATCATTGCTTTAACCTTTGGTCAGTTTGGGCCAAGCACACCAGAAATGCCTGATTTCCTCACTCAACTCTCTCAG GATAATTGGCCGAGTGTCTTGTTCGCAATGGCTGGAGGGATGGTCCTCAGCCTTGGGAACCTCTCAACTCAATATGCTTGGGCTTTTGTTGGTTTATCAGTCACTGAAGTGGTCTCTGCTAGTATTACAGTTGTTATAG GAACGACGTTGAATTATTACCTTGATGACAAAATTAACAAAGCTGAGATTCTTTTTCCTGGAGTTGGATGTTTCTTGATTGCCGTTTGTTTAGGCTCTGCTGTTCATTCGTCCAACAACGCTGATAACAAAACCAAGCTTGATGATTATTCAAATGACTGTAAAGATGGAGTCGG GGCTAATGGAATTTCTTCCTTCAAACAGACAAATTTTAAAGCAG GTAGTACAAATGATCTGGAGGATGGAGGTTCTTCTGGGAAGGCAAAATTTGGGACTGCGGCTTTCCTTATAGAACTTGAGAACACGAGATCAATCAAG GTTTTTGGGAAGGGAACGTTCATTGGTTTGGCCATAACCTTCTTTGCTGGGATTTGCTTCTCAATGTTCTCGCCTGCATTTAACCTAGCGACAAATGATCAATGGCATACTCTTAAAGCTGGAGTTCCACACTTGACTGTCTATACAGCATTTTTCTACTTCTCATCCTTTTGTTTTGTGATTGCGATGGTTTTGAACCTCACCTTCTTATACTACCCTATACTAAATGCACCCAAGTCGTCGCTCAAGGCTTATCTCAACGACTGGAATGGCAGAGGTTGGGCTCTTTTGGCTGGACTTTTGTGTGGCTTTGGTAATGGTCTACAATTCATGGGGGGTCAAGCTGCTGGATACGCAGCTGCAGATGCTGTTCAG GCACTGCCTCTTGTGAGCACATTTTGGGGTGTAATTTTATTTGGAGAGTACAGAAGATCGTCAAGAAAAACATATACACTCCTCGCTGGCATGTTGTTTATGTTTACAGCAGCTGTCGCGATTCTCATGGCGTCGTCAGGGCATCGGAAGTAG
- the LOC107785001 gene encoding ureide permease 1 isoform X2, which produces MDFWRDPKLVILSTEGVLSSGLKMYMVESKGGAIACMLLSLLLLGTWPALLTLLERRGRLPQHTYLDYTITNLLAAVIIALTFGQFGPSTPEMPDFLTQLSQDNWPSVLFAMAGGMVLSLGNLSTQYAWAFVGLSVTEVVSASITVVIGTTLNYYLDDKINKAEILFPGVGCFLIAVCLGSAVHSSNNADNKTKLDDYSNDCKDGVGANGISSFKQTNFKAGSTNDLEDGGSSGKAKFGTAAFLIELENTRSIKVFGKGTFIGLAITFFAGICFSMFSPAFNLATNDQWHTLKAGVPHLTVYTAFFYFSSFCFVIAMVLNLTFLYYPILNAPKSSLKAYLNDWNGRGWALLAGLLCGFGNGLQFMGGQAAGYAAADAVQALPLVSTFWGVILFGEYRRSSRKTYTLLAGMLFMFTAAVAILMASSGHRK; this is translated from the exons ATG GATTTTTGGAGAGATCCCAAGTTGGTAATACTTTCAACTGAAGGTGTTTTATCTAGTGGATTGAAGATGTATATGGTAGAGAGCAAAGGAGGGGCTATAGCTTGTATGCTATTGTCTCTGTTGTTGTTAGGGACATGGCCTGCACTGCTGACTTTGCTCGAAAGACGAGGGCGTCTTCCTCAACATACTTATCTCGATTATACTATTACAAATCTATTGGCTGCTGTGATCATTGCTTTAACCTTTGGTCAGTTTGGGCCAAGCACACCAGAAATGCCTGATTTCCTCACTCAACTCTCTCAG GATAATTGGCCGAGTGTCTTGTTCGCAATGGCTGGAGGGATGGTCCTCAGCCTTGGGAACCTCTCAACTCAATATGCTTGGGCTTTTGTTGGTTTATCAGTCACTGAAGTGGTCTCTGCTAGTATTACAGTTGTTATAG GAACGACGTTGAATTATTACCTTGATGACAAAATTAACAAAGCTGAGATTCTTTTTCCTGGAGTTGGATGTTTCTTGATTGCCGTTTGTTTAGGCTCTGCTGTTCATTCGTCCAACAACGCTGATAACAAAACCAAGCTTGATGATTATTCAAATGACTGTAAAGATGGAGTCGG GGCTAATGGAATTTCTTCCTTCAAACAGACAAATTTTAAAGCAG GTAGTACAAATGATCTGGAGGATGGAGGTTCTTCTGGGAAGGCAAAATTTGGGACTGCGGCTTTCCTTATAGAACTTGAGAACACGAGATCAATCAAG GTTTTTGGGAAGGGAACGTTCATTGGTTTGGCCATAACCTTCTTTGCTGGGATTTGCTTCTCAATGTTCTCGCCTGCATTTAACCTAGCGACAAATGATCAATGGCATACTCTTAAAGCTGGAGTTCCACACTTGACTGTCTATACAGCATTTTTCTACTTCTCATCCTTTTGTTTTGTGATTGCGATGGTTTTGAACCTCACCTTCTTATACTACCCTATACTAAATGCACCCAAGTCGTCGCTCAAGGCTTATCTCAACGACTGGAATGGCAGAGGTTGGGCTCTTTTGGCTGGACTTTTGTGTGGCTTTGGTAATGGTCTACAATTCATGGGGGGTCAAGCTGCTGGATACGCAGCTGCAGATGCTGTTCAG GCACTGCCTCTTGTGAGCACATTTTGGGGTGTAATTTTATTTGGAGAGTACAGAAGATCGTCAAGAAAAACATATACACTCCTCGCTGGCATGTTGTTTATGTTTACAGCAGCTGTCGCGATTCTCATGGCGTCGTCAGGGCATCGGAAGTAG
- the LOC142178039 gene encoding uncharacterized protein LOC142178039, which yields MKFYADRNRSDRVLEVGDFVYLKLQPYIQSSVAVRRNLKLSAKYYGPYKVLQKIGSVAYRLESPSSSQIHPVFHVSQLKKRVGPSIAPQQQPPSCDDSGRVLVQPVAILDRRIVKVNNAAQVKVLVQWANLGPDEATWEDWGYIKSQFPDFIAQS from the coding sequence ATGAAATTTTATGCAGATAGGAACAGGTCTGACAGAGTTTTAGAGGTGGGAGACTTTGTTTATTTGAAATTACAACCCTATATACAATCATCAGTAGCAGTGCGGAGAAATCTTAAATTGAGTGCCAAATACTATGGGCCATACAAAGTGCTACAAAAGATTGGGTCAGTGGCTTATCGTTTGGAGTCGCCGTCAAGCTCACAAAtccatccagtctttcatgtctCTCAACTGAAGAAGAGGGTGGGACCTTCTATTGCACCTCAGCAGCAACCTCCTAGCTGTGATGACAGTGGTCGAGTTCTGGTACAACCAGTTGCTATTTTAGACCGTCGTATCGTCAAGGTTAATAATGCAGCTCAAGTGAAAGTTTTGGTACAGTGGGCTAATTTGGGGCCAGATGAGGCAACGTGGGAAGACTGGGGCTATATCAAGAGCCAATTTCCTGACTTTATCGCTCAATCTTGA
- the LOC107785001 gene encoding ureide permease 1 isoform X3, with protein sequence MYMVESKGGAIACMLLSLLLLGTWPALLTLLERRGRLPQHTYLDYTITNLLAAVIIALTFGQFGPSTPEMPDFLTQLSQDNWPSVLFAMAGGMVLSLGNLSTQYAWAFVGLSVTEVVSASITVVIGTTLNYYLDDKINKAEILFPGVGCFLIAVCLGSAVHSSNNADNKTKLDDYSNDCKDGVGANGISSFKQTNFKAGSTNDLEDGGSSGKAKFGTAAFLIELENTRSIKVFGKGTFIGLAITFFAGICFSMFSPAFNLATNDQWHTLKAGVPHLTVYTAFFYFSSFCFVIAMVLNLTFLYYPILNAPKSSLKAYLNDWNGRGWALLAGLLCGFGNGLQFMGGQAAGYAAADAVQALPLVSTFWGVILFGEYRRSSRKTYTLLAGMLFMFTAAVAILMASSGHRK encoded by the exons ATGTATATGGTAGAGAGCAAAGGAGGGGCTATAGCTTGTATGCTATTGTCTCTGTTGTTGTTAGGGACATGGCCTGCACTGCTGACTTTGCTCGAAAGACGAGGGCGTCTTCCTCAACATACTTATCTCGATTATACTATTACAAATCTATTGGCTGCTGTGATCATTGCTTTAACCTTTGGTCAGTTTGGGCCAAGCACACCAGAAATGCCTGATTTCCTCACTCAACTCTCTCAG GATAATTGGCCGAGTGTCTTGTTCGCAATGGCTGGAGGGATGGTCCTCAGCCTTGGGAACCTCTCAACTCAATATGCTTGGGCTTTTGTTGGTTTATCAGTCACTGAAGTGGTCTCTGCTAGTATTACAGTTGTTATAG GAACGACGTTGAATTATTACCTTGATGACAAAATTAACAAAGCTGAGATTCTTTTTCCTGGAGTTGGATGTTTCTTGATTGCCGTTTGTTTAGGCTCTGCTGTTCATTCGTCCAACAACGCTGATAACAAAACCAAGCTTGATGATTATTCAAATGACTGTAAAGATGGAGTCGG GGCTAATGGAATTTCTTCCTTCAAACAGACAAATTTTAAAGCAG GTAGTACAAATGATCTGGAGGATGGAGGTTCTTCTGGGAAGGCAAAATTTGGGACTGCGGCTTTCCTTATAGAACTTGAGAACACGAGATCAATCAAG GTTTTTGGGAAGGGAACGTTCATTGGTTTGGCCATAACCTTCTTTGCTGGGATTTGCTTCTCAATGTTCTCGCCTGCATTTAACCTAGCGACAAATGATCAATGGCATACTCTTAAAGCTGGAGTTCCACACTTGACTGTCTATACAGCATTTTTCTACTTCTCATCCTTTTGTTTTGTGATTGCGATGGTTTTGAACCTCACCTTCTTATACTACCCTATACTAAATGCACCCAAGTCGTCGCTCAAGGCTTATCTCAACGACTGGAATGGCAGAGGTTGGGCTCTTTTGGCTGGACTTTTGTGTGGCTTTGGTAATGGTCTACAATTCATGGGGGGTCAAGCTGCTGGATACGCAGCTGCAGATGCTGTTCAG GCACTGCCTCTTGTGAGCACATTTTGGGGTGTAATTTTATTTGGAGAGTACAGAAGATCGTCAAGAAAAACATATACACTCCTCGCTGGCATGTTGTTTATGTTTACAGCAGCTGTCGCGATTCTCATGGCGTCGTCAGGGCATCGGAAGTAG